A region of Salvia splendens isolate huo1 chromosome 17, SspV2, whole genome shotgun sequence DNA encodes the following proteins:
- the LOC121773859 gene encoding uncharacterized protein LOC121773859 produces MVDQYDPGCFGVRLANREQREKWDILVRLKVIPSRYPDEEALEALGLGDCFWELSRVGGLTKLFKGKWPSYRHLTLEFLSTLKVTRVGIIPRIQEIKFRLGNVDYEMSVEELNHMLDCEGIVISMPDKFDMDGFWTAITFLWEGKRVAYSEGRAKSISIRNPVLRYLQMACAFLPLARKETKGVASSELFLLWNILNRRALNMGSFIISHLQIQARKTSGTLACGGIITAIAELCKINAKRLEPMKDKGEMFLSFEVLKEIELITVDSRQRVFFIQEAGDHFPLPNPSYTYVHGWHITKNWRLNSDAHKAIVKATPAYVPLNPQYRPGIPFQSNPQSMRPDLALLPHQAPPQEEHAHDDQGPSQQRRTRRRTGPQHADDADDVSLAERVDHLGTRIDHVEASMRQHLEQLTQRFDHYHKVNDERWGRVENTVGEMLRRFQTFPNPLLPPSQ; encoded by the coding sequence ATGGTAGACCAATACGACCCGGGATGTTTCGGCGTTCGTTTGGCTAACCGGGAACAGAGAGAAAAGTGGGATATACTCGTCCGGTTGAAGGTCATACCATCTCGATACCCAGATGAAGAGGCATTGGAAGCACTGGGACTCGGTGACTGCTTCTGGGAGCTCAGTCGAGTAGGCGGTCTGACAAAGTTATTCAAGGGCAAATGGCCCTCCTATCGGCACTTAACATTAGAGTTTTTGAGTACTCTAAAGGTGACCAGGGTAGGTATCATACCCCGAATCCAAGAGATCAAATTCCGTTTAGGAAATGTCGATTATGAGATGTCTGTTGAGGAGTTGAACCACATGTTAGATTGTGAAGGGATAGTCATCTCTATGCCGGATAAGTTTGACATGGATGGCTTCTGGACCGCCATCACATTCCTATGGGAAGGCAAACGGGTGGCATATTCCGAAGGCCGGGCCAAGTCTATTTCCATTCGGAATCCCGTCCTCAGATACCTACAGATGGCATGTGCATTCCTCCCATTGGCCCGAAAAGAAACCAAAGGAGTTGCATCGAGTGAGCTGTTCTTGTTATGGAACATTCTAAATAGGAGAGCTCTCAACATGGGGAGTTTCATTATCTCTCATCTACAGATTCAGGCCAGGAAGACCTCAGGCACACTTGCATGTGGTGGAATCATCACCGCCATTGCTGAGCTGTGTAAAATTAACGCCAAACGATTAGAGCCGATGAAGGACAAAGGGGAGATGTTTCTTTCGTTCGAGGTGCTGAAAGAGATTGAATTAATCACGGTCGATAGCAGACAGCGTGTTTTCTTCATCCAGGAAGCGGGAGATCACTTCCCACTCCCAAACCCTAGCTATACATATGTTCATGGGTGGCATATCACTAAAAATTGGAGGCTGAACTCTGACGCTCATAAGGCAATTGTGAAAGCCACGCCAGCCTATGTGCCGTTGAATCCACAATAtcgtcctggcatacccttccAGTCCAACCCACAGTCCATGCGGCCAGACCTGGCACTGCTACCACACCAAGCCCCACCACAAGAGGAGCATGCTCATGATGATCAGGGACCTTCCCAACAAaggaggacgaggaggaggacgGGACCTCAACACGCTGATGATGCTGATGATGTCTCCTTGGCCGAGAGGGTTGATCACCTAGGGACCCGCATTGACCATGTTGAAGCCTCGATGCGCCAACACTTGGAACAACTCACCCAAAGGTTCGATCACTATCATAAGGTCAATGACGAGAGATGGGGTCGAGTGGAGAACACAGTAGGCGAGATGTTGAGGAGATTCCAAACGTTTCCCAATCCACTGCTGCCACCGTCTCAGTAG
- the LOC121773379 gene encoding uncharacterized protein LOC121773379 has product MVDHYDPGFFGVRLANREQRAKWDKLVHLKVIPSRYPDEEALEALGLGDCFWELSRVGGLTKIFKGKWPSYRHLTLEFLSTLMVTKRDGSRIYEIKFRLGNVEHEMSIDELNAMLECAGEDIYEPDEFDRDDFWTAITFHRKGYATIYNENCAKSISIRNPVLRYLQKACAFLPFARFENKKVASSDLFLLWNVLHGRALNMGNFIISHLQSQARKTSGTLACGGIITAIAERCKINTKQWEAMKDKGEMFLSIEVLKSIEFVMVNSIQQRFFFQEEGDYFPLPNPSYTDVNGWHFTQNWRLNTKAHEAIMKATPFRVPLTWPDPALLQPRTAHMAGPFQSNPQQLTRLDPALPAPPQEEHAHDDDNDVSLAKRVDHLGTRIDRVKASMHQRFGQLNQRFDHYHLVNEERWDRVENMIDEMMRRFQRRDLDGTHVQDIGQCEAQVADAGGFGGERGDGWQRGRESQR; this is encoded by the coding sequence ATGGTAGACCATTACGACCCGGGATTTTTCGGAGTTCGTTTGGCTAACAGGGAACAGAGAGCAAAGTGGGACAAACTCGTTCACCTGAAGGTCATACCTTCTCGATACCCAGACGAAGAGGCATTGGAAGCACTGGGACTCGGTGACTGCTTCTGGGAGCTCAGTCGAGTAGGCGGTCTGACAAAGATATTCAAGGGCAAATGGCCCTCCTATCGGCACTTAACATTAGAGTTTTTGAGTACTCTAATGGTGACCAAGAGAGATGGTTCCCGAATCTACGAGATCAAATTCCGTCTAGGGAATGTCGAGCATGAGATGTCCATTGATGAGTTGAATGCCATGTTAGAGTGTGCAGGGGAAGACATCTATGAGCCAGATGAGTTTGACCGGGATGACTTCTGGACCGCCATCACATTCCACAGGAAAGGCTATGCAACGATATATAACGAAAACTGTGCCAAGTCTATTTCCATTCGAAATCCTGTCCTCAGATACCTACAGAAAGCATGTGCATTCCTCCCATTTGCCCGCTTTGAAAACAAAAAAGTTGCATCGAGTGATTTGTTCCTACTATGGAATGTTCTACATGGGAGAGCCCTCAACATGGGGAATTTCATTATCTCTCATCTACAGAGTCAGGCCCGGAAGACCTCGGGCACACTTGCATGTGGTGGGATCATCACCGCCATTGCTGAGCGGTGCAAAATTAACACCAAACAATGGGAGGCGATGAAGGACAAAGGGGAGATGTTTCTTTCGATCGAGGTGCTGAAAAGTATTGAGTTCGTCATGGTCAATAGTATACAGCAACGTTTCTTCTTCCAGGAAGAGGGAGATTACTTCCCACTCCCAAACCCTAGCTACACAGATGTTAATGGGTGGCATTTCACTCAGAATTGGAGGCTGAACACTAAAGCTCATGAGGCAATTATGAAAGCCACGCCATTCCGTGTGCCATTGACATGGCCGGACCCGGCACTGCTACAACCCCGAACAGCCCACATGGCCGGACCCTTCCAGTCCAACCCACAACAACTCACAAGGCTGGACCCGGCACTGCCAGCCCCACCACAAGAGGAGCATGCTcatgatgatgataatgatgTCTCCTTGGCAAAGAGGGTTGATCACCTAGGGACCCGCATTGACCGTGTTAAAGCCTCGATGCACCAGCGCTTTGGACAACTCAACCAAAGGTTTGATCACTATCATTTGGTCAATGAAGAGAGATGGGATCGAGTGGAGAACATGATCGATGAGATGATGAGGAGGTTCCAAAGGCGCGATCTTGATGGCACCCATGTGCAGGATATTGGACAGTGTGAAGCCCAGGTGGCTGATGCTGGCGGATTTGGTGGAGAAAGGGGTGACGGGTGGCAGAGAGGAAGAGAATCGCAGCGATGA